The proteins below are encoded in one region of Stenotrophomonas bentonitica:
- a CDS encoding NAD(P)/FAD-dependent oxidoreductase: protein MSATPSPHLDAIIIGGSYAGMSAALQLVRARRNVLVIDSGLPRNRNSLAAHGFIAREGLPPAEIAAKARAELMAYPTVTWREGRATHAKVLEEGVSFEVGCEDGSTFIGDRLVLAYGVTDTLPDIEGLSERWGRSVFHCPYCHGYEIYEGNIGVIGCSKDGGAGQAVLLCDWGNITLFCPNLEGIDPEQRERMDACRVTIESTAIQRVEDAASVVLADGRKITLDALFLLPQSRLSCDLAEQLGCELLDPGCIVADSAKQTTVPGVFTCGDAGRMAGSIALAVGEGALVGVAVHRSLLGLLD, encoded by the coding sequence ATGAGCGCCACCCCCAGCCCCCATTTGGACGCCATCATCATTGGCGGCAGCTACGCCGGCATGTCCGCAGCGCTGCAGCTGGTTCGCGCCCGCCGCAACGTGCTGGTGATCGATTCCGGGCTGCCGCGCAACCGCAACTCGCTGGCGGCGCACGGCTTCATCGCCCGGGAGGGCCTCCCTCCGGCCGAGATCGCGGCCAAGGCGCGCGCGGAGCTGATGGCTTACCCAACTGTGACCTGGCGCGAGGGCAGGGCAACCCACGCCAAGGTGCTGGAAGAGGGGGTGTCCTTTGAGGTGGGTTGCGAAGACGGCAGCACGTTCATTGGCGACCGATTGGTCCTGGCCTACGGCGTCACCGACACCCTTCCGGACATCGAAGGCTTGTCCGAGCGCTGGGGCCGCAGCGTGTTCCATTGCCCGTACTGCCACGGGTATGAGATCTACGAAGGCAACATCGGGGTGATTGGCTGCTCCAAGGATGGTGGCGCCGGCCAGGCAGTCCTGCTGTGCGACTGGGGCAACATCACCTTGTTCTGCCCCAATCTCGAAGGCATCGATCCTGAGCAGCGCGAGCGCATGGACGCATGTCGGGTGACCATCGAATCCACCGCCATCCAGCGTGTGGAAGACGCCGCCAGCGTTGTACTGGCCGATGGCCGCAAGATCACCCTGGACGCCCTGTTCCTGCTCCCCCAGTCACGCCTCTCCTGCGACCTGGCCGAACAGCTTGGCTGCGAGCTGCTGGATCCAGGCTGCATCGTCGCCGATTCAGCCAAGCAGACGACCGTGCCCGGCGTGTTCACTTGCGGCGATGCCGGGCGCATGGCCGGCAGCATCGCGCTGGCGGTGGGCGAGGGGGCACTGGTGGGCGTGGCCGTGCACCGCTCGCTGCTGGGCCTGTTGGACTAG
- a CDS encoding RNA-directed DNA polymerase: MSVVDSRYEKLCPRVKIVHDEVVLAQAWKKTHTFVRRYNWYADVLELDVSGVCLPESLAAWSADIANGNYVTTPAWLVPAPKNGLWFFSSDLDGGWQPRRVEGEQRPVLRPLAHIGVREQSIATAVMLCLADCVESAQGDTSLAADRAAKMGVFSYGNRLFCNWSKDHTIASFAWGNSNTYSRYFQDYQRYIERPLAIAKNIDVDKDGKVFIVSLDLSAFFDNIHIALLVEKLKIAYQDFFDNSEDDLQPADNGFWEVALRALSFKWRDEDLSLSHLFRDGTLPLGLPQGLVASGFFANAYLLDFDRDVGSFIDRTPRGKTFRIHDYCRYVDDLKLVISVKSDEATPHDLAELGDEITAWVQRLLKKHTTASGTEGTYLRLNAKKTQLEALVDIGTESGTAARMKTLQQQLSGPFDLDSLRHAEAGLNGLLSLAELGLIEDTKPSRGNLRLATVSALKQEVRDDTLTRFSAYRLVRSLRERRRITDLTESVDGESAIEALRHDYQAAARRLVSAWALNPSLVQVLRYALDLWPSVELLGPVEEALLSKLNDTGPDSEFGRRVAYYVLADLFKAGATETGREAMQDHSFEVSDVEAYRVALANLAARMLDEREAPWYVQQQASLLLASVGQVARSPKSATELRFHRALHLFARAKSPALDLSSEEEVVVSLVGHQLLNDDAHYARWFTRFGNSRNRKQVAKAWKIVAEASPALFNSLFSSTRNGMKQLISWAPRHLARFAEMRWSSGNAPLPTGRWLPLLTVITHPSQLFSQENSLLKLAEALSRSKAVRAFDSELLTPLNVEVRSNDWGQLSNPSFATLDARAVVSLQRTDGAYDTPPWCRREDAWMYAYGRLLRAAATGEPDFTARHWLASEDTGWYSGLKSTWHKRRLGMLHSAEGLRGTAAAITPWFSDLLMHMLRWPGLSERKNLEASGITTRRDFADAIKKRLDFQKELYGVSSRVPVYRYPVEWRLDHDRGLRVAMVQGLMPLHNHFNGGLAGLDDPGYRERHRNHTAALLHLTNKHLAAREYVLGTSEKPHIDVVVFPELSIHVCDQDLMRSFSDATGAILFYGLLGAKDPTSKEPINAARWLVPQRHTGRRSWVEVDQGKFNLTTDEHSLGIKPWRPYQVVIELLDSTKTTEESFRLTGSICFDATDLSLASDLRNESHMFVVSAMNKDVKTFDGMVAALRYHMYQHILIANIGEFGGSTAQAPYDKEYLRLISHTHGGNQLAVSVFDVRLEDFGPALEAALPAVSKWKEVKERIGKAPPAGLDRA; the protein is encoded by the coding sequence ATGAGCGTTGTTGATTCGCGGTACGAAAAACTGTGTCCGCGAGTAAAGATTGTTCACGATGAGGTTGTTCTTGCCCAAGCATGGAAGAAGACGCACACCTTTGTTCGGCGCTACAACTGGTACGCCGACGTACTGGAACTTGATGTATCCGGAGTCTGCTTACCAGAGAGCCTAGCCGCTTGGTCCGCAGATATCGCGAATGGAAACTATGTGACTACTCCAGCATGGCTGGTCCCGGCGCCGAAGAATGGCTTGTGGTTCTTCTCTTCTGACTTGGATGGGGGGTGGCAGCCGCGACGCGTCGAAGGGGAGCAACGTCCGGTGCTGCGACCGCTTGCTCATATCGGAGTGCGGGAACAATCAATAGCCACCGCCGTCATGCTTTGCCTGGCTGACTGCGTTGAATCAGCACAAGGCGACACGTCTCTCGCTGCGGACAGAGCAGCAAAGATGGGCGTTTTTAGCTACGGCAACAGGCTCTTTTGCAATTGGTCGAAGGATCACACCATTGCCTCATTCGCATGGGGAAACTCGAACACCTACAGCAGATACTTTCAGGACTACCAACGGTACATCGAACGGCCATTAGCAATCGCAAAGAACATCGACGTCGACAAAGATGGAAAAGTCTTCATCGTCAGTCTAGACCTAAGCGCATTCTTCGACAACATACACATCGCTCTACTTGTAGAAAAGCTAAAGATTGCGTACCAAGACTTTTTCGACAACTCCGAAGATGACTTGCAACCTGCGGACAACGGGTTTTGGGAAGTAGCACTACGCGCCCTGAGCTTCAAGTGGCGCGATGAGGACCTCTCCCTGAGTCATTTGTTTCGAGATGGGACGCTTCCACTGGGGCTTCCACAAGGATTGGTCGCGAGCGGCTTTTTTGCGAATGCGTACCTGCTCGATTTTGACCGTGACGTCGGCTCATTTATAGATCGGACTCCAAGAGGAAAGACCTTCCGAATTCACGACTACTGCCGTTACGTCGATGATCTTAAGTTGGTCATCTCAGTCAAGTCCGACGAGGCAACACCTCATGATCTCGCCGAATTGGGTGACGAGATCACTGCCTGGGTTCAGCGTCTCCTGAAAAAGCACACCACTGCATCTGGGACCGAAGGCACGTATCTCCGGCTCAATGCAAAGAAGACTCAGCTCGAAGCACTCGTCGACATTGGAACCGAGTCCGGCACTGCGGCACGCATGAAAACCCTTCAACAGCAACTTAGTGGTCCTTTTGACCTCGACTCTCTCCGTCATGCTGAAGCCGGGCTCAACGGATTGCTGTCACTAGCAGAACTTGGGCTCATAGAAGACACGAAGCCCTCACGAGGCAATCTTCGCCTGGCGACGGTGTCAGCACTGAAGCAGGAGGTAAGGGATGACACGCTCACGCGCTTCTCCGCATACCGACTTGTGCGTTCGCTACGAGAACGCAGACGAATTACAGACCTGACCGAATCCGTTGATGGTGAGAGTGCAATTGAGGCGCTACGGCATGACTATCAGGCTGCTGCACGACGATTGGTATCTGCATGGGCGCTAAATCCTTCCCTTGTTCAGGTACTCCGATATGCACTGGACCTATGGCCCAGCGTCGAACTGCTTGGGCCGGTCGAGGAGGCGTTGCTGAGCAAGTTGAACGACACTGGCCCAGACTCCGAATTCGGCCGAAGAGTCGCCTATTACGTCCTCGCGGACCTGTTCAAAGCGGGTGCAACTGAGACAGGCAGGGAGGCCATGCAAGACCATAGCTTTGAGGTTTCTGACGTTGAAGCCTACCGGGTTGCACTCGCGAACCTCGCAGCACGAATGCTTGACGAGCGGGAGGCGCCTTGGTACGTCCAACAGCAGGCGAGTCTCCTTCTGGCCTCAGTTGGGCAAGTCGCGAGAAGTCCAAAGAGCGCAACTGAGCTTCGATTCCATAGAGCGCTTCATCTATTCGCTCGAGCAAAGTCACCCGCTCTCGACCTGTCCTCCGAGGAAGAGGTAGTGGTGTCGCTCGTTGGTCACCAGCTTCTTAATGATGACGCGCATTATGCACGCTGGTTCACTCGCTTTGGCAATTCGAGGAATAGGAAACAGGTTGCAAAGGCATGGAAGATTGTGGCTGAGGCATCTCCAGCCCTGTTTAACAGTCTCTTTAGTTCCACACGAAACGGCATGAAACAACTGATTTCCTGGGCACCGAGGCATCTCGCCCGATTTGCAGAAATGCGATGGTCATCCGGAAACGCTCCGCTTCCGACGGGAAGGTGGCTGCCGCTCTTGACGGTTATTACCCACCCGAGTCAGTTGTTCAGCCAAGAGAATTCACTGCTAAAGCTTGCGGAAGCATTAAGTAGGTCGAAAGCAGTACGGGCGTTCGACTCTGAACTCCTCACGCCATTGAATGTGGAGGTAAGGTCGAATGACTGGGGGCAGTTAAGCAATCCAAGCTTTGCGACGCTCGACGCACGGGCAGTCGTTTCACTCCAAAGAACGGACGGGGCGTATGACACCCCCCCGTGGTGCCGACGCGAAGATGCCTGGATGTATGCGTACGGACGTCTATTGCGGGCTGCCGCCACGGGAGAGCCCGACTTCACTGCACGTCACTGGCTCGCAAGTGAAGACACAGGATGGTATAGCGGCCTGAAGAGTACATGGCACAAGCGTCGCTTGGGAATGCTTCATTCCGCAGAGGGCCTAAGGGGTACTGCGGCAGCAATCACGCCTTGGTTCTCGGACTTGCTAATGCACATGCTGAGGTGGCCAGGTTTGTCTGAACGCAAGAACCTAGAGGCTTCAGGGATCACTACCCGCAGAGATTTCGCGGACGCTATCAAGAAGCGCCTTGACTTTCAGAAGGAGCTCTATGGGGTCAGCAGTCGAGTACCTGTATATCGCTATCCCGTCGAATGGCGTTTGGACCATGATCGTGGGCTTCGAGTTGCTATGGTCCAGGGACTTATGCCGCTCCATAACCATTTCAACGGTGGCCTGGCAGGGCTCGACGATCCAGGCTACCGGGAAAGGCACCGAAACCACACTGCGGCACTGCTCCATCTCACTAATAAGCATCTCGCTGCACGCGAGTACGTTCTGGGAACGTCAGAGAAGCCCCATATCGATGTCGTCGTGTTTCCTGAGCTCAGCATTCACGTCTGCGACCAAGATCTCATGAGGTCCTTCTCAGACGCGACTGGCGCGATACTCTTCTACGGACTCTTAGGAGCGAAAGACCCCACGAGTAAAGAGCCAATCAATGCAGCCCGTTGGCTAGTCCCGCAGAGACATACGGGCCGCCGCTCCTGGGTCGAGGTTGATCAGGGGAAATTTAACCTCACGACAGATGAACATAGTCTGGGCATAAAGCCGTGGAGACCATACCAAGTCGTCATCGAACTCCTCGATTCAACCAAGACGACCGAGGAGTCCTTCCGGCTGACAGGCTCAATCTGCTTCGACGCTACGGACCTTTCCTTAGCCTCAGACCTGAGAAATGAAAGTCACATGTTCGTGGTGTCGGCAATGAACAAGGACGTAAAGACCTTTGATGGCATGGTTGCCGCGCTGCGTTATCACATGTATCAGCACATCCTAATTGCAAACATCGGCGAGTTCGGCGGATCTACCGCTCAAGCACCATACGACAAAGAGTATCTCAGGCTCATCTCTCACACGCATGGCGGCAACCAACTAGCTGTATCGGTTTTCGATGTACGTTTGGAGGATTTCGGTCCCGCACTTGAGGCTGCGCTACCGGCAGTGAGTAAGTGGAAGGAGGTAAAGGAGCGCATCGGTAAAGCGCCGCCCGCCGGACTGGATCGAGCTTGA
- a CDS encoding DUF5343 domain-containing protein, which produces MSDKGVKPPYPTYKTFVGLIDELRSHEVMPEAIDRSFLSKRSGTEQSALIAAMKWFKLISESGAPTKLLRDFIRAEADDAQAMFRSMVLESYGSITDGSFALGSATTSMLADKFREYEISGSTLTKGISFFLSAAKDAGIKVSPHAKAPPTSGNGSAKRKAKSPPALLAPAVTHSEPTGHGSKPKPPREAMVAIPIPIFGGQDGVIYLPDHMTAKQWEKVIKMTEFILQNYRDTMAEEAAVSESEVTP; this is translated from the coding sequence ATGAGCGACAAAGGCGTTAAACCGCCATACCCGACCTATAAGACCTTCGTTGGCCTTATAGATGAGCTTCGAAGTCATGAAGTGATGCCCGAAGCAATTGACCGCAGCTTCCTTAGTAAACGATCTGGCACTGAGCAATCCGCCCTGATCGCAGCTATGAAGTGGTTCAAACTTATTAGCGAGTCCGGCGCCCCGACGAAACTCCTGCGCGACTTCATCCGCGCAGAAGCCGATGACGCTCAGGCCATGTTTAGGTCGATGGTTTTGGAGTCATATGGCTCAATTACCGATGGAAGCTTTGCCTTAGGCAGTGCTACGACGAGCATGCTCGCTGACAAGTTCCGTGAGTACGAGATTAGCGGTTCGACGCTTACCAAGGGCATTAGCTTCTTCCTTTCGGCCGCAAAGGATGCCGGGATCAAGGTTAGCCCTCACGCCAAAGCGCCGCCGACGTCAGGCAATGGAAGTGCCAAGCGAAAGGCCAAGTCGCCTCCCGCACTGCTGGCTCCAGCAGTCACTCATTCCGAGCCGACCGGACATGGAAGCAAGCCGAAGCCTCCGCGGGAAGCAATGGTTGCCATCCCCATCCCGATCTTTGGGGGGCAGGATGGCGTTATTTATCTGCCGGACCACATGACTGCAAAGCAGTGGGAGAAGGTAATCAAGATGACCGAGTTCATCTTGCAGAACTATCGAGACACAATGGCCGAAGAAGCGGCAGTGTCGGAGTCAGAGGTGACGCCATGA
- the hxsB gene encoding His-Xaa-Ser system radical SAM maturase HxsB codes for MKFRPPDGFSSGSGYQLLPLRFRRLPWAGDRVFVSSMAGDWLIMPAEEFHAFVSHELPIDSPYLADLQARHLAVVDVSKSSLAPLLSQYRSRKSYLIGGPALHIFVVSLRCHHTCGYCQVSRQGVNAQAFDLADSPAELAVDRLFEWPSPELTIEFQGGEPLLNFEQVMHITRLIVTRNRQEGRSLRFVLASTLHDLTDAQLDFLAEHRFKLSTSLDGPEWLHNANRPRPGRDSYRRTVEGIERGRKRLGDDAVSALTTLTKLSLSVPGEIIDEYRQLGLHSISLRPLSPYGFATKTARRTGYSTADYLAFYKTAFEHLMAVNHAGYAMDESYASLLLSQLFTSFGHGYVDLRSPSGAGLGAVIYDYDGRVYPSDEARMLAAMGDTTWALGDVSQPVSAWLESPALASLLHAGVAEALPTCSDCAYVPLCGADPVEHYARQKNTVGHRPTSDFCQRNMGLFDFLLERFEKGTARDQRLMQRWAMRHSTAEEAAHAAA; via the coding sequence GTGAAGTTCAGGCCTCCCGACGGTTTCTCCAGTGGTTCCGGCTACCAGCTGCTTCCCCTGCGGTTTCGTCGCTTGCCTTGGGCCGGCGACCGGGTGTTCGTATCGTCGATGGCGGGAGACTGGCTCATCATGCCAGCGGAAGAGTTCCACGCATTTGTTTCACACGAACTGCCAATCGACTCTCCCTACTTGGCCGATCTGCAAGCGCGTCACCTGGCTGTCGTAGACGTCAGCAAAAGTTCGCTCGCCCCATTGCTGAGCCAATACCGTAGTCGCAAGTCGTATCTGATCGGCGGGCCAGCGCTTCACATCTTTGTGGTCTCCCTTCGCTGCCATCACACCTGCGGCTACTGCCAGGTTTCGAGGCAAGGGGTCAACGCTCAGGCATTTGACTTGGCGGACTCCCCAGCAGAGTTGGCTGTGGACAGGCTGTTCGAGTGGCCCAGCCCCGAGCTGACTATCGAGTTCCAAGGTGGCGAGCCGCTGCTGAATTTCGAGCAGGTCATGCACATCACGCGCTTGATCGTCACGAGGAATCGGCAGGAAGGCCGGTCCCTGCGATTCGTTCTGGCTTCTACCCTCCACGATCTGACGGACGCGCAGCTCGACTTCCTAGCCGAACACCGCTTCAAGCTGTCCACGTCGCTTGACGGTCCAGAGTGGCTACACAACGCCAACCGCCCTCGCCCAGGGCGCGACAGCTATCGACGGACCGTCGAAGGGATCGAGCGCGGTCGCAAGCGCCTTGGCGATGACGCAGTCTCTGCACTGACGACTTTGACCAAGCTGAGCCTTTCTGTCCCTGGAGAGATCATTGACGAATACCGCCAGCTCGGCCTCCATTCCATCTCGCTTAGGCCTTTAAGCCCCTACGGCTTCGCTACCAAGACGGCTCGCCGAACGGGCTATTCGACCGCAGACTACTTGGCCTTCTATAAGACTGCGTTTGAACATTTAATGGCGGTCAACCACGCCGGCTACGCCATGGACGAGTCCTACGCCTCTTTGCTGCTGTCCCAACTATTTACCTCGTTTGGCCATGGCTACGTCGACCTGCGCTCGCCGTCCGGTGCCGGGTTGGGCGCCGTCATCTACGACTACGATGGTCGCGTCTACCCATCCGACGAGGCACGGATGCTCGCGGCGATGGGCGATACGACTTGGGCCTTGGGCGATGTGAGCCAGCCCGTCAGCGCCTGGCTCGAGTCCCCGGCCTTGGCATCTCTGCTCCATGCCGGCGTGGCTGAAGCCCTGCCCACATGCTCTGATTGCGCCTACGTCCCACTGTGCGGCGCTGACCCGGTCGAGCACTACGCCAGGCAAAAGAACACCGTTGGGCACCGGCCCACGAGTGATTTCTGTCAGAGAAACATGGGCCTGTTCGATTTTCTCCTAGAGCGCTTCGAGAAGGGGACCGCCAGGGACCAACGCCTCATGCAACGGTGGGCAATGCGCCACTCCACTGCCGAGGAGGCTGCCCATGCTGCCGCTTGA
- the hxsC gene encoding His-Xaa-Ser system radical SAM maturase HxsC has product MLPLESKAVISRPLGAQLLKVVGLSDFPSATLPFERMALDLRDTPAGLIGSQLLDLPWGGIVQSPEAPRLGERPYLTILGDQRVAKSGDVIEVDGLRQRVASRYRRGDNGNVLFATERCNSYCVMCSQPPRQVQDDWRVSQLLDLIDLIDSDEPSLAISGGEPTLLGDGLVDVVERCASVLPATHVHILSNGRLLDGSALHSRFEGIHPNLSWGIPLYGDHYGLHDYVVQSEGAFAETLRGLYALEAAKQRVEIRVVLVRPTFERLPQIARFIQRNLPFVEHVALMGIEPIGFAKAHQADIWADPADFGDQLAAAINLFDLSGIGVSLYNLPLCVIDRSLWPYAAQSISTWKNDYLPACTSCSMKPKCGGFFSWVTPAWTSRAVAPIKETETCPAH; this is encoded by the coding sequence ATGCTGCCGCTTGAAAGCAAAGCGGTGATCTCCAGACCGCTCGGTGCCCAGCTGCTGAAGGTCGTTGGGCTTTCAGACTTCCCATCGGCCACCTTGCCCTTTGAGCGGATGGCCCTGGACCTGCGCGATACACCGGCCGGACTGATTGGCAGCCAACTGCTGGACCTGCCCTGGGGCGGGATCGTCCAATCCCCCGAAGCCCCGCGTCTCGGCGAGCGCCCTTACCTAACAATTCTCGGCGACCAACGGGTGGCCAAGTCGGGGGACGTTATCGAAGTGGATGGACTTCGACAGCGCGTCGCCAGCCGCTACCGGCGTGGGGACAACGGGAACGTCCTCTTTGCGACGGAGCGCTGCAACAGCTATTGCGTCATGTGCTCGCAACCGCCCAGGCAGGTCCAGGACGATTGGCGGGTCAGCCAACTCCTAGACCTCATCGATCTGATCGATTCGGATGAGCCATCCTTGGCCATCAGTGGCGGTGAGCCGACCTTGCTTGGGGACGGGCTCGTGGACGTTGTGGAGCGCTGCGCGTCAGTTCTCCCCGCAACCCACGTCCACATCCTATCGAACGGCCGCCTGCTGGATGGCTCAGCGCTGCACAGCCGCTTTGAAGGAATCCATCCCAACCTGAGCTGGGGCATCCCCCTTTACGGCGACCATTACGGGCTTCACGACTACGTGGTCCAAAGCGAAGGGGCTTTCGCTGAGACACTCAGAGGCCTCTATGCCCTTGAGGCGGCGAAGCAGCGCGTCGAGATCCGGGTTGTGCTGGTGCGGCCCACCTTCGAGCGACTGCCGCAGATCGCACGATTCATTCAGCGCAACCTGCCGTTTGTTGAGCACGTGGCATTGATGGGGATTGAGCCCATCGGCTTTGCCAAAGCCCACCAGGCCGATATTTGGGCCGATCCGGCCGATTTCGGTGATCAGCTCGCAGCAGCCATCAATTTGTTTGACCTTAGTGGGATTGGGGTCTCGCTCTACAACCTCCCCCTCTGCGTCATTGACCGCTCTCTGTGGCCCTATGCCGCGCAGAGCATCTCCACTTGGAAGAACGATTACTTGCCCGCCTGCACCAGCTGCTCAATGAAGCCCAAGTGCGGCGGATTCTTCTCTTGGGTAACGCCAGCGTGGACCAGCCGGGCGGTCGCCCCCATCAAGGAAACCGAGACATGTCCAGCGCATTGA
- a CDS encoding peptidoglycan-binding protein: MDSKYATVLSSSLNSGRHNLYAGHRSHSSHRSHSSHRSHSSGSGSSYRSYSPPATYTPPAPVRQAAPAPAPARAPAPAPIRTPTTPYPRPSLTAPAASKPAVNTYRSSDSGLNHLQNEHPAVEPSLESSTVPAPDDAASTAAPPFNDNFWRARTVQPQRQDADELRMLIMRVQAALYSKGLDPGAIDGVLSQKTQTALRTFQRRYGLQVTGTMTTPTLDALGVRL; the protein is encoded by the coding sequence ATGGATAGCAAATACGCGACGGTGCTGAGTTCTTCCCTGAACTCCGGCCGGCACAACCTTTACGCCGGGCACCGGAGCCACAGCTCCCATCGCTCGCATAGCTCCCATCGCTCTCATTCGTCCGGCTCGGGCAGCTCTTATCGCTCCTATTCCCCGCCTGCCACCTACACGCCCCCTGCCCCTGTGCGTCAGGCCGCGCCGGCTCCAGCCCCGGCCCGGGCCCCGGCCCCGGCTCCCATCCGAACACCTACAACTCCCTACCCCCGCCCGTCCCTCACTGCGCCTGCAGCATCCAAGCCGGCCGTCAACACGTATCGGTCCTCGGACAGTGGCTTGAACCACCTGCAAAATGAGCATCCCGCGGTTGAGCCATCGCTTGAGTCCAGCACGGTGCCTGCCCCCGACGACGCGGCTTCAACTGCAGCGCCCCCGTTCAACGACAATTTCTGGCGAGCACGGACGGTGCAGCCCCAGCGCCAGGATGCTGACGAGCTCCGAATGCTTATCATGCGTGTCCAGGCCGCGCTTTACTCCAAAGGCCTCGATCCCGGTGCCATTGATGGCGTCCTTTCGCAAAAAACCCAGACGGCCTTGCGCACCTTCCAGAGGCGCTACGGACTTCAGGTCACCGGCACCATGACTACCCCGACCCTCGACGCACTTGGTGTTCGTCTTTAG
- a CDS encoding MobA/MobL family protein — MAIYHTAVKTFSRAKGQSAVAAAAYRGGLLLADLITGQQHDYRRRSGVVETFCLAPPDAPDWALVPGELWAVAEAAERRKDSTVAREFELSLPHELSDEQRAHLAFAIAEALVDRYQFAVQASIHSPGTPDGLNHHVHVLASTRRIGPEGFGEKTRELDGGASGKSQVQWVREMIAETTNAHLEAAGLAVTIDHRSLAEQARSAADRGDELQAAALSREPTKHLGKSATALARKGQESRLALENETIEASNQEQLDMLSLQAGRDGRPLASQTLGREWGSRASVPHLAPGLEIRGVSGIRLAQVIGRHHEGTEAEEPISLAERIAQALRDLQDIARARADLSMHRIRAGLEWARDALADAGETVAIRQWVTKAVLQVRALRNAVIGRSMRMLALGRAERLHHIAQQEWERFNSDYPLGSACYSRPEWIRRRERRLSVLEQRTKELEKAKLRGSDGALAEVDADVLRRASELEGLAPPGELLPQQQEVTRIDEQQAPPTAKPKPPAVH, encoded by the coding sequence ATGGCCATCTACCACACCGCAGTCAAGACCTTTAGCCGAGCCAAGGGCCAATCGGCCGTCGCCGCAGCCGCCTACAGGGGCGGGCTGTTGCTTGCCGACCTTATCACCGGGCAGCAGCACGACTACCGCCGCAGGAGCGGCGTCGTCGAGACGTTCTGCCTTGCGCCCCCTGATGCGCCAGACTGGGCGCTGGTGCCCGGCGAGCTCTGGGCTGTTGCGGAGGCCGCCGAGCGTCGCAAGGACTCGACGGTGGCGCGTGAGTTCGAGCTCTCGCTACCGCATGAGCTCTCCGACGAGCAGCGGGCGCACCTCGCGTTCGCCATCGCTGAAGCGTTGGTCGACCGATACCAATTCGCCGTCCAGGCGAGCATCCACTCTCCCGGCACTCCGGACGGGCTCAACCACCACGTCCACGTCCTTGCCAGCACGAGGCGCATTGGGCCTGAGGGCTTTGGCGAGAAAACGCGGGAGCTGGATGGCGGGGCCTCGGGGAAGTCTCAGGTCCAGTGGGTCCGGGAAATGATCGCTGAGACCACGAACGCTCACCTAGAGGCTGCGGGCCTCGCCGTGACCATCGACCATCGGAGCCTGGCCGAACAAGCCCGATCCGCCGCCGACCGAGGGGATGAGCTCCAAGCCGCCGCCCTCTCCAGGGAACCCACCAAGCACCTGGGCAAGTCGGCCACAGCGCTGGCACGCAAAGGGCAGGAGAGCCGCCTTGCTCTCGAAAACGAGACCATCGAAGCGAGCAACCAAGAGCAGCTGGATATGCTCTCCCTTCAGGCAGGGCGAGATGGGAGGCCGCTGGCCAGCCAGACGCTCGGTCGGGAGTGGGGCTCCCGGGCGTCGGTGCCCCACTTGGCGCCGGGCCTGGAAATCCGGGGCGTCTCCGGGATTCGTCTGGCCCAAGTCATCGGCCGGCACCATGAGGGCACTGAAGCAGAGGAGCCGATCAGTCTTGCCGAGCGCATTGCGCAGGCATTGCGGGATCTTCAGGACATCGCTCGCGCCAGGGCGGATCTCTCCATGCACCGGATCCGAGCCGGCTTGGAGTGGGCTCGGGACGCACTGGCTGATGCAGGGGAAACCGTGGCCATCCGCCAATGGGTAACAAAAGCTGTGCTTCAGGTTCGAGCCCTGAGAAACGCCGTCATTGGTCGATCCATGCGCATGCTGGCCTTGGGGAGGGCGGAGCGGTTGCATCACATTGCCCAGCAGGAGTGGGAGCGATTCAACTCCGATTACCCACTCGGCTCTGCGTGCTACTCGCGCCCGGAGTGGATACGACGCCGGGAACGACGCCTGTCCGTCTTGGAGCAACGGACCAAAGAGCTTGAAAAAGCCAAGCTACGTGGATCCGACGGGGCACTGGCGGAGGTGGATGCCGACGTTCTCCGCCGTGCCTCCGAGCTAGAGGGCCTGGCCCCACCGGGCGAACTCCTGCCTCAGCAGCAGGAAGTGACTCGCATCGATGAGCAGCAGGCGCCGCCGACCGCGAAACCAAAGCCCCCAGCCGTGCACTGA